The sequence below is a genomic window from Euwallacea fornicatus isolate EFF26 chromosome 1, ASM4011564v1, whole genome shotgun sequence.
TGAAGTCTTGAAATGTCGTGTCACATGCAGTGATTGATTCTCCATTTTGTAGTCAAAtactttgatttattaaaattatatttactaATCATCGATCAACTTCGCCATAATCTCTATAtacacattaaaataaatatcaatttttcctcATCTATTCGTAATACAACCTCTATCTGCCTATCCACtcacatttattattaacaataacCGATTCAATTCAATGGGTTAAGAAACGGATATGGCTTTAATCGAGGAAACGACATCATTTCTTCTGCAAACAACCAGTAATGCTGTTTCAAAAAGGCGAGGAAATAAACTGAATTTAATGAGTATAATAAcagcaatattttaatatattttacataGTTTAATATGTTAATATTGAACTGAAATACAGTAAatcacaaacacaaaaaaaaaaaattaattttttttgtttaattatcaCGAGACGAAAAATATTCCTGTGATCCTTTAGGATCAGGTTTTATGGTTTTATGTCCCTTTTTCCAATTTGCCGGGCACACTAAAACATAGTATCACCATGCGATCTTTAGAAGAAATTACAACTTACCTTCGCCATGTTTTTCTACAAATTGGAGAGCTTCAATTATCCTCAAAGCCTCATCAACTGACCTTCCAATAGGCAAATCATTGATGGTAATTTGTCGTAAAATGCCATTTGGATCGATAATGAACATGCCTCTCAAGGCAATACCTTCTTTCTCTAACAATACCCCATAATCtttagcaatatttttatttatgtcagATAGTAGAGGGTACCTAAGTTGACCTAGACCTCCTTTCTACAGAAAGTAGTAACAGAGAAGTTTACTAGAAATATGTGGGGCTTACTGAGCGTTCAGTGTTCATCCATCCTAAATGGGTGAAATGTGAATCAATCGAACATCCAATGACTTCAGTGTTTAGTTTCTTGAAATCTTCTATTCTGTCGTCTAGCGCAATTAATTCAGTAGGACAGACAAATGTACTATAAAATGGGAAGAGCATTGTATTCATGATAGCAGATACAATATATATGtccaaaattttgcattcatttcagatttttatgtGAAGACTCTTTTGATACTTACAAGTCTAAAGGATAAAATGCCAGCACaacatattttcctttatagTCACTTAATTggatgtttttgaaatttgaggaAATTACAGCTGTGCCAGAAAAGTTAGGGGCCAGTTCTTGTACTCTTGGTGCCAAAAACGAAGATGCTAGAATTTTGTAAATGAGATTATTCAGTTTATAAGTTTGGTGAGTAGCttacaaaatgaaattggTCTAACAACTTGATTAGATTTGAAATGTGGACCTGCTATTTTGACTAACTGGGGTACCTGAAAATGGTAATAAATTAGTAATCaggggaaaaataatttattatcatgAAGCTCAAATTGTAAATGTTTATATAATTCCAACAAActcaagtaaaaattaatgattagGTAGCACTACAGAGTCAAGTGCTGATAAACAttcatcaatttattttacatgaaATGATATAGTAAGGTCAGGattatcttaaatttttgtttccagCATGTTTCTAATTAGATTAGacatgaaagaaaaaagagataatgtaataataatagataCTTGTATTGATCAAGCAAATGTTCATATTATTATGTCTATACTAATTGAGACAACCATAAAAACCAATTGATAAAATAGGTAGAAGCAAAGAGAATCTTAGATGTGGGAGTCAATTAAAGGCATATACAGTCTTTGGTTACAGGTTACACATGAAAGTGTGATAAATGTTGTCacaaattcttaaataaatttatcccTGATTAATGTACGTATTTGTGCCTATAGGGACTAGTGCCACAAGACTTCAATTGTTATGTATATCTCTTTTCTTTACTTGTTTGAACTTTAAAGAAGTAGAGTGATGaaatatagaatatttttattaaacattataaattttcttggTGATGCTCATCATATTGAAGCctaatcaaaaatttacaaaaacttaattatgtaaaaaattcatagaTATCAGAGATAAGAATGCATTTGTACCTACATATTTTGCTTAGATGTATTGAAACATATATTAAACTCTTGTTGTTATATATCtctttcattaaaattgtttttattaataattacaacctatttataagttttatttcaaaaatatatattcatgtgttcaataaaatacaatttaaaaaagtagcaGAATACACAAGTATTTAGGCCCTGATCTGCAAAGCCATCATTACAAATCACATTCGTCATAAGACTATTGAACATAAGATGATATTCTTTGCAACTTCTCATGTGTAttatacaattaaaattatttattggcaggtcaatagttgtgtgttgatTTGAGGATATGGGTCTGGAAATTAGTGCCCTTCTTTGTTGTATTATGCTTATAACTAATCAAATGAGTGACATTTCATCAGTATAAGTGAATTTTCATAGAATACTGGTCAAAGGATTAAATGTAAAAgcagattatttttattgaaattaattaaatatgccGTATTAAATAGCAACTGACACCACAAAATcatgttatttgaaaattcgcattGTTACATACTTCAAATGCGTACTGCTGTTTGTAGGGATATTTCTAttagattttcttttaaaaaaaagtgcaaTATACCgtaaaatcttaataaaaatccattaaatagcaaggaaaattttgaatttccataaaaacatATGAGAATTATAGGTTATGTTTTCTCTCTAGAGAGATCAATGCTGTTCTTACCTTTTCATATAGACTTCTCAACATTTTGTTAGgctaaaaaaccaaaaaatccCAAGATAATCTTAGTTTCCTATTAAATGAGGAAACGAACTTgcaaaattatgtaatttctttaaattttcgcgttgtttcaatcaaaaactgaaaaaaaattttttgacttttccatttGTTCATGTAGGTAATGTCAAAGTCAAATGGAAGTAACAGGAATTCCATTTACATCAACTACCCCAGGTGCTGCAATACAGTTCTAAGTGCAGATATTCCCttcaaaacttttcaaatttaagaaaaagatTTATCCgaatattgtaataaaaaaattaaactgttATTGAATAGATAGATTGCCTTTACCCATATAGTGACTTAGTTAAGCTACATTGCAATCGAAAACTTTAACTCTACATTATGGCCAATTCCATGCATATGTATAGTATAGATTTCTTTGTTTCCGAACcacctttaaatttaattatagaaataaagggttatcattaaaaaattcaagatgtTGAAATGTGAAAGGCATATCTTGGATGAATTCATGTATTGTTAGTAAATATTTGCTACATTTAATATGTTTACGGGGCACTGACTACTGCGAgatgcttttttttattacccgttttaataatttatatacaaaaatgttGTTCTTGATTCGGGGCATACAATGATAAATTATAAACATGTGTTTTGTTCATGTATATTCTAAAGaacaatgttttaaaaatggtttgatCAGGTGTTTAGAGTGTTACTAATTCAACCACATTTGGTATAAGCGATGCCCCATGACAGTACACACTgtgccaaattttgaatatttcaaccTAAACTAAAGAATATTTAACTCATccattatttcataaaaattaattgaccATGTGTCTGAAATCCCTcgaatttaacaaaacttgaaacaaatTATACCGGTTTAAGAAGgcgaattatatttttgtatttatccGCAACCATGGTTCGGTCAGagtagatttaaataaaatgaccTATACAAGGTCCTGATCCCATTCCGCTGAATTTATTGTAATACAAAACCAGTCCGCATATTGTCAAGAGCTAACTTAATGGGATGTAAGTGTAACTTATTAGTTCGTGTAGTAAATGGTAGAATTTATTGGCAATATAAAGATGTTTAAACATTGTTATATTAATCAAGAAATGTTTTCTTCAGCCAACCACAGAGGAGCAGGCGGGTACAATTGATGTCCGCGTTCCCTCCCTAATGTAAGTTAGCAAGAGAATGAAATAGAGATATATTCAAACGTCGGGTAGGTAGGTATAGTAATTTATTGTGTGCGTGAACAGAAATAGCAACATAACACGGCACGTAACGAAAATATGGAAACACCGAGGGCGGCCGTTTCGGGGGCGGCGTGACAACCTTGATTAATTTATCGGCATCGGGGGAGCCGGGATCCACAATTGCCATCGATAAAATGGCCGCTCGATAACCAGGGCTTTTTCCCTTGTTCCAGATGAAAATCGTTACGTTCAATTCCTTAAATATTTCACTTGTACATGAAAATGTTCTCGCTCCGCTCTCATACAAATAAACCACCTCAATCTAGATATTTTCACCCTCTTTAGGCTCGGCTTACTAATCCACAAAGCCCGAAGCCCCACACTAAAAAATCCGCTAAAATTTCCCTGGAAATTAAACCCGCTTCAATCAGAGCTCACCCCCATCACGTGGCCGTGCCTACAGATTACAGTGACGTTTAGCTACAAAGAGGAAAAGAGACAGATGTAAATGAATCTGGAATCCGGCTCTATATAAGTAATTACTGCCATTCTCGCTCTTTGCTCATTCAGACATACATTTGTTGCATGGATGATGTCgtgtggaaaattttcaaggtgTATTTTTGAGTggttctatttttatttcaaatggctCTTGACtttgattttctgtttttgAGAGATCATACTCTATTGTGACACTATTTTAATTACTACTTAAGGAAAAGGTCGCGGATTCATAGCATTTTTCCGtcaccatattgtcaagaTGAAGTActtatatttgtttatatcgAATCAgttgaataatattttaaaacatattttacctttggaaaaatgttcaatcaCCAGTCTGTCATTCGTGAAAAATCAGCTTTATTCTTTATAACATCCCTGAAATGCGAAAAGCAACTCCTGGATGTCTTTTATTACTTCATTTTATGATGGTCGTAAATACACGTCCACCATCGACCATCGAGggaggaaaataatttacggATTAGGCCTTTTACAAACTTGTGATTCGCCAGACTGGTCGTAAAATCCAATCCAGCATTGGATACGTTTCGTAAATCGAAACTTGGTAGAAATGTGACCGatcctcaaaatttcttcatttgtagtcaggatttttttaaataacaatttcttcAGAATCGATCCAGGGCTATAGTACCATCTACGTACCTGCACTATGTGAAATTAAAACCAATAGCCCTCGTATTCTACATGACGATTAATAAAAGTGGAGTCGCACGTTAGCTATTAGAGGAttggtgaaataaatttaattacctaGGGCCAAGGAACAGATAAAAGCGTATAGGTAGGGCTAGAAAATTAATGATAAGTCATATTATAGGGCGTAATTATCTCCATCAGATAATGCCAAATGTTGTGTAacgataaaaaataacttcCCATATGCCGCTTTATACTATTTCAGGTGGGTGCcaacttattttatttaggtAATATGGTGCCATTTTTTACTGTCACCTTTCCCATGGTTAAAATTTAACCTCAGTTTGACGGCCCTATAAGGGAAGAAAGGGCGGTTGCTCTCTCTTACTCAACGATTTTCGAGATTGCCGCCATCCAGACTGGAAAGCGATAGATATAATAAAAACCGCCGTATAAGGAAAACACATTACGACTTCCAGCGAGAACGAGGCTCTTGGGACGGCTGGAATAAAACTCCGGGAGTATTATTTCGCGAGGGCGGAGGTGCGAAGATGGGGTGCGAAACTGAGGAACCCATTAAACTGATCTGCAAATTTATTTGCTTGTTTTGTACTGTAGTTGGGGAAGCCCGGTAATATTTCTTGTATAGATATTCCTGGCTTCAAAGTTGGATTGCAGTTTCGTTACTCTTGGGGACCTCAATAGAAGTAATATATCTCTCTGTCTGATACTTTAAATAAGTTGCATATTGAGGACTGAATATACGTTTGGATCTTTGACTCCCACGCCACTGGCAGCAGGAGTTTTAAGTCGAAAGTTTCCAACGAGTTGCTGCAAACCTGCTTTTACTGCTGCCTGTTTAAAGGCGAAACTTCCAGCAATATACAATTTAGACGCTTTTGTCGTCTCGGTTcagggaaaataaaattttaaagtgctGAGAGCTCATTTGCTTTTGCTACCATTTTCAGACCTCAGTTTCATAACTTAGTTAACTGGATTTGGAGTGCATGTGTCGGTCCCTTTAGTGGCATTAGTAGCCTCATCACATTGCGATCACGCTCAAAATAAACCCTTTCTAGCTCCGAAACTCTGAATTTCACTGAAGGTGAAACGGAAAGTTAGGTTCCACATATCGAAAGGCTATAGAATTCGAATCTCCCTACTATCTGACCGTTGGGGTTAAAACTTCAAGCTTCCACTGACCTTGGGAGATACCCGCATTTCCTCTTTGGCACGGATCAAGCCGTGTTCCCACGTGCCTCGTTACTGTTTTCTTACAATCTTGACCTCTCACAGTCCTCAAaagttatttctttttatctttgtttttaaGGCGACTGTCCACTTGCGGTAGTGATATGGCTGCAATTTGAAAGCCGtcttcaattttaaactcTCAATATGAGAATTTATGTTTCTTAGCTTCATGGTGAGTTGGGTTTTTACGTACCCATCTtccatttaatgtaaaaaatcaacaattgtTCCGTCCAGAGAATACGTCTAATTAGTACTTGGAAGCTTTAAAGCCGTGAAgctaaatcaaaatttttatttcagtttccTGGAGTGTAAGGTTCCCGCGTATCTATCTGCCATTCTATTGAAGGTCCATAATCAAATTacggattaaaatttttagaacacAGTACAAGCTTTTCCTTGTGAGAGGGATCCGGAGCTGACTTTTTAGTTGGTCTCGGAGAGGCCGTAGTCCCATGGGCTTTTAGTCTTGAGTGTTTACCTAAATTCTAGATACTGAGAAGGTAGATGGAGGAATAATCCCTGGTAATAAATTGAAACACGCTCACACAACTTTATATTGAGGCTTTCAGGAAATGTgtataaaattggaaatatcacGTGCCCCTCGACTATTAAACCCACCTGGCTGGGGTTGACCGaacataataaaatgttggCATGTAGATGTCGGTCTGATAGAGCCCATTGCATCAGATAATTTAAATGAGTGTTAAACGCGGCCACGTGTCTGCATTTTTGGTGGTCGAGGAGCCTCCGAAGTCTTCCGCGGTCATCAGTCCACTATGAAATTGCATTCGAACCACCCGATTAAATCAGATG
It includes:
- the LOC136342579 gene encoding peroxiredoxin-2-like, giving the protein MLRSLYEKVPQLVKIAGPHFKSNQVVRPISFSSSFLAPRVQELAPNFSGTAVISSNFKNIQLSDYKGKYVVLAFYPLDFTFVCPTELIALDDRIEDFKKLNTEVIGCSIDSHFTHLGWMNTERSKGGLGQLRYPLLSDINKNIAKDYGVLLEKEGIALRGMFIIDPNGILRQITINDLPIGRSVDEALRIIEALQFVEKHGEVCPANWKKGHKTIKPDPKGSQEYFSSRDN